One window from the genome of Sphingomonas lacunae encodes:
- a CDS encoding FadR/GntR family transcriptional regulator: protein MTVSVIESNRQDQSNARIRVPKTSELVADQIRAQIIRGELAEGDFLPPEGQLMESLGISRPTLREAFRILEAESLISVVRGSRTGAKVHKPSTELVSRYAGYVLEAQGTTIADLYQARLAIEPTVVRWLATAKGQTPGMAKLRKVLQELSVMAANGQYDEFIDSVAYFHQVLVEATGNKTLSFMNGMLLNLARTHQNDYQRRHVRSNEARFKSIQVGFKSYEKLIGLIDAGDIEGAVAHWRLHLNNANKTWTDQDEGERIVDSLR from the coding sequence ATGACCGTATCGGTGATCGAAAGCAACCGTCAAGACCAGTCAAATGCACGCATTCGTGTGCCGAAAACATCAGAATTGGTGGCCGATCAGATACGAGCGCAGATCATTCGCGGCGAGCTGGCGGAGGGGGACTTCCTTCCGCCCGAGGGCCAGTTGATGGAATCTCTCGGCATTTCACGCCCGACCTTGCGCGAAGCCTTTCGCATCCTTGAAGCCGAAAGCCTGATAAGCGTCGTGCGTGGTTCGCGAACCGGGGCCAAGGTGCACAAGCCGTCCACCGAGCTGGTCTCGCGCTATGCCGGTTATGTGCTTGAAGCACAGGGAACGACGATCGCCGACCTTTATCAGGCACGACTGGCAATCGAACCGACCGTTGTTCGCTGGCTGGCGACGGCCAAAGGCCAGACGCCGGGTATGGCGAAACTGCGCAAGGTGCTCCAGGAACTCAGCGTCATGGCCGCCAATGGCCAGTATGATGAGTTCATCGACAGCGTGGCCTATTTTCACCAGGTGCTGGTCGAAGCGACCGGCAACAAAACGCTGAGTTTCATGAACGGGATGTTGCTCAACCTCGCCCGTACCCACCAGAATGACTATCAGCGCCGTCATGTCCGCTCCAATGAGGCGCGTTTCAAGAGTATCCAGGTCGGCTTCAAATCCTATGAAAAGCTGATCGGCTTGATTGATGCCGGCGATATTGAAGGGGCGGTTGCGCATTGGCGCCTGCACCTCAACAATGCCAACAAGACATGGACCGATCAGGACGAGGGCGAGCGTATCGTTGACTCGCTGCGCTGA
- a CDS encoding N-acyl homoserine lactonase family protein: protein MEQELRVFAFNTGWFQCRPGYFIAGETGDYIRGPVPSFLIDHPKGRALFDTGMGVRYRRDRADALPANKFGLEWFEGMEIAARLRAIDVDPASINWIINSHCHIDHCGGNATIPNATVILQSRELAAARNSEEPMLYDSADFDTGHPILAIDGEHDLFGDGSVRIVPTYGHTDGHQSVIVKLPGGDVLLAGDCCYTERNLDLMVLQTAVVDAELGMATMERLANLRRQGTRIIFGHDGRQWSTMRENAPLD, encoded by the coding sequence ATGGAGCAGGAATTGCGGGTTTTTGCCTTCAACACCGGTTGGTTCCAGTGCCGTCCGGGCTATTTCATCGCGGGTGAGACCGGGGACTATATCCGCGGTCCGGTGCCGAGTTTCCTGATCGACCATCCCAAGGGGCGCGCCCTGTTCGATACCGGCATGGGTGTGCGCTATCGCCGCGATCGTGCCGATGCGCTGCCGGCCAACAAGTTCGGCCTCGAATGGTTTGAAGGCATGGAGATAGCAGCCCGGCTGCGCGCGATTGATGTGGACCCCGCCAGCATCAACTGGATCATCAATTCGCACTGCCATATCGACCATTGCGGCGGCAACGCGACGATCCCCAATGCCACGGTGATCCTCCAGTCGCGCGAACTGGCGGCGGCGCGCAACAGCGAGGAGCCGATGCTCTATGACTCGGCCGATTTCGACACCGGCCACCCGATCCTCGCCATCGACGGTGAGCATGACCTGTTCGGCGACGGCAGTGTGAGGATCGTGCCGACCTATGGCCACACCGATGGCCACCAGAGCGTCATCGTCAAGCTGCCCGGCGGCGATGTGCTGCTCGCCGGGGACTGCTGCTACACCGAACGCAACCTCGACCTGATGGTGCTGCAAACCGCCGTGGTCGATGCCGAGCTGGGCATGGCGACAATGGAGCGGCTCGCCAACTTGCGGAGGCAAGGCACGCGGATCATCTTTGGCCACGACGGGCGGCAATGGTCGACCATGAGGGAGAATGCGCCGCTCGATTGA
- a CDS encoding nuclear transport factor 2 family protein: MQLAELLAREAIRDLLTRYTYNGDRGRIDALAACFADNGVLEFPGNSGTGPTGVKAALTSGERNPTISFVRHHVTPPIIELAADGESATARSYFAVTSDNGPDHSGTYDDWLTLTKQGWRFALRRVRIDWQAETSLFRRMKSRNEEGA; encoded by the coding sequence ATGCAGTTGGCGGAGCTGCTGGCGCGGGAGGCAATCCGCGACCTTCTCACGCGCTATACCTACAATGGCGACAGGGGACGGATTGACGCGCTGGCGGCCTGCTTTGCCGACAATGGCGTGCTCGAATTTCCGGGCAACAGCGGCACCGGCCCGACCGGCGTCAAGGCGGCGCTGACGAGTGGCGAGCGCAATCCGACAATCAGCTTTGTCCGCCACCATGTCACCCCGCCAATCATCGAACTGGCCGCTGATGGAGAGAGCGCAACGGCGCGCAGCTATTTCGCTGTGACCAGCGACAATGGCCCGGACCACAGCGGCACCTATGACGATTGGCTGACGCTTACCAAGCAGGGCTGGCGCTTCGCCCTGCGGCGGGTGCGGATCGACTGGCAGGCCGAGACCAGCCTGTTCCGAAGGATGAAGAGCCGTAACGAGGAAGGTGCATGA
- a CDS encoding enoyl-CoA hydratase/isomerase family protein, whose protein sequence is MMGDLVLRDDRDGIATLTLNRPDKRNALNVTLWGELDAHIAAIRAAGDAIGVVVLKANGPTFCAGNDLSERGARTPERHYQANVITRLATLPQPVIAAVQGGCYTGGLELVLAADIIVAARSALFADTHGKFALVPAWGMSQRLPRRVGEWKAREMSFTGLPVSGEEAARIGLANHVVDDEALNAKVAELATAIAGQSRHSVFAYKKLYSEQADLPLSAGLAHEVFASAGVGPDFAERVAGKFGK, encoded by the coding sequence ATGATGGGCGATCTGGTTCTGCGCGATGACAGGGACGGCATTGCCACCCTGACACTCAACCGCCCCGACAAGCGCAACGCGCTGAATGTGACCCTGTGGGGGGAATTGGACGCGCATATCGCCGCCATCCGCGCGGCGGGCGATGCCATCGGCGTTGTCGTGCTCAAGGCCAATGGCCCCACATTCTGCGCCGGCAATGATCTGTCCGAACGCGGCGCACGCACGCCCGAGCGCCATTACCAGGCCAATGTCATCACTCGCCTTGCCACCCTGCCGCAGCCGGTGATCGCCGCCGTGCAGGGCGGTTGCTATACCGGCGGGTTGGAGCTGGTACTGGCCGCCGACATCATCGTCGCCGCACGCTCGGCCCTGTTCGCCGACACGCACGGCAAGTTCGCCCTCGTTCCCGCCTGGGGCATGAGCCAACGCTTGCCGCGACGGGTGGGTGAATGGAAAGCCCGAGAGATGAGCTTTACCGGCCTGCCGGTCAGCGGCGAGGAAGCAGCACGCATCGGCCTCGCCAACCATGTCGTCGACGATGAGGCGCTGAATGCGAAAGTGGCCGAACTTGCTACGGCCATCGCCGGACAGAGCCGTCACAGCGTCTTTGCCTACAAGAAACTCTACAGCGAACAGGCCGACCTGCCGCTCAGTGCGGGCTTGGCTCATGAAGTGTTCGCCAGCGCCGGTGTCGGTCCCGACTTTGCCGAGCGGGTAGCGGGCAAGTTCGGCAAATAG
- a CDS encoding VOC family protein, giving the protein MTEAPEAKLDINLRVADLEASVRWYEEMFGAPPIYRGEDRSVDGRATAMACFRIGGVKLWLLPGSTGSGEQRVGIALMVRTALGPLRASLAARGAQFDDHPMPGFPIDADGVRQGRDAEFFYLLDPDGHRIEYCRVFRKGEA; this is encoded by the coding sequence ATGACTGAGGCACCGGAGGCCAAGCTCGACATCAACCTGCGGGTGGCCGATCTTGAGGCGTCGGTGCGCTGGTATGAGGAAATGTTTGGCGCCCCGCCGATCTACCGTGGCGAGGACCGGTCGGTGGATGGTCGCGCCACGGCAATGGCCTGTTTCCGCATCGGCGGGGTCAAGCTTTGGCTGCTGCCGGGCAGCACCGGGTCGGGTGAGCAGCGTGTCGGCATTGCGCTGATGGTGCGCACGGCGCTTGGTCCGCTGCGGGCCAGCCTTGCGGCGCGTGGTGCACAGTTTGACGACCATCCCATGCCCGGTTTTCCCATCGATGCCGATGGTGTGCGCCAGGGCAGGGACGCCGAGTTTTTCTATTTGCTCGACCCCGACGGTCACCGCATCGAATATTGTCGGGTCTTCAGGAAAGGTGAGGCATGA
- a CDS encoding NAD(P)H-dependent flavin oxidoreductase, whose protein sequence is MLDWSRLRLPVMQAPMIIAASLDLVMASCKAGVIGAFPVGNARPPDTLENWLARLADEEAQTLEEGGTFAPWCVNLLAARQIERDLKRERLDLCRRYKAPLILTNLGDPREEVEAAHEWGGLVFHDVTTMRFAEKAIEAGVDGLMLVCGGAGGHAGTLNPFAFLPQVRRIFDGPIMLAGGIADGHGIAAALALGADLVAMGTRFIATREAGASPEHKQCLVDAAAEDVLFTDAIAGMPASFIRQSIIANGLDPDALPAPLAFHRPNLPEGVRAWKTVFSGGHSVGLVDDVTSVADLVDRLESELSEAAAPRDWRASLRGRL, encoded by the coding sequence ATGCTCGACTGGTCCAGATTGCGCCTGCCGGTGATGCAGGCCCCGATGATCATTGCCGCCAGTCTCGACCTTGTCATGGCGTCGTGCAAGGCCGGAGTCATTGGTGCATTCCCGGTCGGCAATGCGCGTCCACCCGATACGCTGGAAAACTGGCTGGCTCGGCTGGCAGACGAAGAGGCACAGACGCTCGAAGAGGGCGGCACCTTCGCACCCTGGTGCGTCAACCTGTTGGCGGCGCGGCAGATCGAGCGGGACCTCAAGCGCGAGCGGCTAGACCTGTGCCGTCGCTACAAGGCACCGCTGATCCTCACCAATCTGGGCGACCCACGCGAGGAGGTGGAAGCCGCGCATGAATGGGGCGGGCTGGTGTTCCATGATGTGACGACGATGCGATTTGCCGAAAAGGCGATTGAGGCCGGCGTCGATGGCCTGATGCTGGTCTGTGGCGGCGCGGGCGGCCATGCCGGCACGCTCAATCCCTTCGCTTTCCTGCCGCAGGTGCGCCGCATCTTTGACGGCCCGATCATGCTCGCCGGTGGCATCGCCGACGGCCATGGAATCGCGGCGGCGCTGGCCCTCGGCGCTGATCTGGTGGCGATGGGCACGCGCTTCATCGCCACAAGGGAAGCGGGCGCCAGCCCCGAGCACAAGCAATGTCTGGTTGATGCCGCAGCCGAGGATGTGCTGTTCACTGATGCCATCGCCGGCATGCCGGCCAGCTTCATCCGCCAATCGATCATCGCCAACGGCCTCGACCCGGATGCCCTACCGGCCCCCCTGGCTTTCCACCGGCCCAACCTGCCCGAAGGCGTGCGGGCATGGAAAACAGTTTTCAGCGGCGGCCATTCGGTCGGGCTGGTTGACGACGTCACCAGCGTCGCAGACCTTGTCGACCGGCTCGAATCTGAACTATCCGAAGCTGCTGCACCCCGCGACTGGCGGGCAAGTTTGCGCGGGAGACTATGA
- a CDS encoding acyl-CoA dehydrogenase family protein — translation MWDFSTDPEFQAKLDWIATFVREECEPLDLLFPGHGDPYDVHNAQSRAIIAPLQEQVKAQGLWACHLGPELGGPGYGQMKLALMNEILGRSYWAPTVFGTAAPDTGNAEILAMFGTEEQKARYLQPLMDGTIVSTFSMTEPQAGADPKEFVCRAYRDGDEWVIDGQKWFSSNARYASFLIVMAVTDPDAPPHSRMSMLIVPTETAGVKFIRNVGLMEEPLGEGIHGYMHYDKVRVPLDAMLGGPGEGFKVAQARLGGGRVHHAMRTVGKCQRMIDMMLERAVSRRAQGRLLADHQFVQGDIADSIIELEQFRLLVMKTAWVIDTQPHGAARTLIAMCKVQMAEVYHKIARRAVHLHGSLGVTNEMPLAYYLMGAESLALADGPTEVHKVQVAKAFLKNAKPHEGLFPSEHIPTRLAAAKQKYAGVLDQ, via the coding sequence ATGTGGGATTTCAGCACCGACCCGGAGTTTCAGGCCAAACTCGACTGGATAGCGACGTTTGTCCGCGAGGAATGCGAGCCGCTCGACCTGCTCTTCCCGGGCCATGGTGATCCTTATGACGTCCACAACGCCCAATCGAGGGCGATTATCGCACCGTTGCAGGAGCAGGTGAAGGCGCAGGGACTATGGGCCTGTCACCTAGGCCCCGAACTGGGCGGTCCCGGCTATGGCCAGATGAAGCTGGCACTGATGAATGAAATTCTTGGGCGTTCCTATTGGGCACCGACGGTGTTCGGCACCGCTGCACCCGATACCGGCAATGCCGAAATCCTCGCCATGTTCGGGACCGAGGAGCAAAAGGCGCGCTATCTCCAGCCACTGATGGATGGGACCATCGTCTCGACCTTTTCGATGACCGAACCGCAAGCGGGTGCCGACCCCAAGGAATTTGTCTGCCGGGCGTACCGCGACGGCGACGAATGGGTGATCGACGGGCAAAAATGGTTCTCGTCCAACGCCCGCTATGCATCCTTCCTGATCGTCATGGCGGTGACCGATCCGGATGCGCCGCCGCACAGTCGCATGTCGATGCTGATCGTCCCGACCGAAACAGCCGGCGTGAAATTCATCCGCAACGTCGGCCTGATGGAGGAGCCACTGGGCGAAGGCATTCACGGCTATATGCATTATGACAAGGTCCGTGTGCCACTGGACGCGATGCTCGGCGGGCCGGGTGAGGGCTTCAAGGTGGCGCAGGCGCGGCTCGGCGGGGGGCGCGTCCATCACGCCATGCGCACCGTCGGCAAATGCCAGCGGATGATCGACATGATGCTCGAACGCGCCGTGTCACGCCGCGCGCAGGGCCGGCTGCTCGCCGACCACCAGTTCGTCCAGGGTGACATCGCCGATTCCATCATCGAGCTTGAGCAATTCCGCCTGTTGGTGATGAAGACCGCCTGGGTGATCGACACCCAGCCACATGGCGCGGCCCGAACGCTGATCGCCATGTGCAAGGTGCAGATGGCAGAGGTTTATCACAAGATCGCCCGCCGCGCTGTCCACCTCCATGGCTCGCTCGGTGTTACCAATGAAATGCCGCTGGCCTATTATCTGATGGGCGCGGAAAGCCTGGCGCTCGCCGATGGCCCGACCGAGGTGCACAAGGTGCAGGTGGCCAAGGCCTTCCTGAAAAATGCGAAGCCGCACGAAGGCCTCTTTCCCAGCGAGCATATCCCGACCAGACTGGCCGCCGCCAAACAGAAATATGCGGGAGTGCTCGACCAATGA
- a CDS encoding SDR family NAD(P)-dependent oxidoreductase, producing the protein MSRLSLDGQVALVTGAGGGIGRAIALSLAQAGANVAIVDIIPERCDEAVGTIRAMGRQALPLPCDVMDSDALRAAVAETDRRFGRIDILVNNAGGVSARPFLEQSERSWRRHIDINLVSMLTATSATAPIMIREGRGGSIINVTSIEGSRAAPNFAVYGACKAGMIAFTRSMALELSEHRIRVNAIAPDHTVTPGNHGNRTGPVDPATWKMPSSQAKDAMNRLIPLGREGFDSECGDAALFLASGMSSYVTGVVLPVDGGTWASSGWVRGQDGRWTLNEGLSFGV; encoded by the coding sequence ATGAGCCGGCTCAGTCTTGACGGTCAGGTCGCGCTGGTGACTGGCGCTGGCGGCGGCATCGGCCGGGCGATTGCGCTGAGCCTCGCGCAGGCCGGGGCCAATGTCGCGATTGTCGATATCATCCCCGAACGATGCGACGAGGCCGTCGGCACCATCCGGGCCATGGGACGGCAGGCGCTGCCCCTGCCGTGCGACGTGATGGACAGCGATGCCCTGCGTGCGGCCGTCGCCGAAACGGATCGCCGATTTGGCCGCATCGACATCCTCGTCAACAATGCAGGCGGCGTTTCGGCGCGGCCTTTTCTTGAACAGAGCGAGCGCAGCTGGCGTCGGCATATCGACATCAACCTCGTTTCGATGCTGACCGCGACATCCGCCACCGCACCGATCATGATCCGCGAAGGGCGGGGCGGGTCGATCATCAACGTTACCAGCATCGAGGGATCACGCGCCGCGCCCAATTTCGCCGTCTATGGCGCGTGCAAGGCAGGGATGATCGCCTTTACCCGCTCAATGGCGCTGGAATTGAGCGAGCACCGCATCCGGGTCAATGCGATCGCGCCCGACCACACGGTTACACCTGGCAATCATGGCAACCGGACCGGACCGGTCGATCCTGCGACCTGGAAAATGCCTTCATCGCAAGCAAAGGATGCCATGAACCGATTGATCCCGCTGGGGCGCGAAGGGTTTGACAGCGAATGTGGTGATGCCGCGCTGTTCCTTGCGTCGGGCATGTCGAGCTATGTCACTGGCGTGGTTTTGCCGGTCGATGGCGGGACATGGGCCTCTTCGGGCTGGGTGCGTGGGCAGGATGGGCGCTGGACGCTCAATGAAGGGCTCAGCTTTGGTGTCTGA
- a CDS encoding SDR family oxidoreductase: MPVPAHHRLVQPPPIDCPPYGRDLFAGQVVLVTGGGTGMGFAMARAFAQGGATVAVVGRSLDKAEPAAARLAAEHGVETLGLSCDVRHADQVTDAFDAVEQRFGPVSLLANNAGANFPIVAEAISANAWYAVTRIAIDGTFLCSTEFARRRIARGEGGAIINNSAQYIWTGFPGDAHSAAAKTAQATMTKAMARDWAPHGIRVNAVAAGFFPHPTTTSGDSPEAIAPLQNMIPAGRTGSIHEFGWLSAMLCSSIFDGITGQIILQDGGESLRRSLMMPDYVPPRERANGPWGWQ; encoded by the coding sequence ATGCCGGTTCCCGCGCATCACAGGCTTGTCCAACCACCGCCAATCGACTGTCCGCCCTATGGCCGGGACCTGTTCGCGGGGCAGGTGGTGCTGGTGACAGGTGGTGGCACCGGCATGGGGTTCGCGATGGCCCGCGCCTTTGCGCAGGGCGGTGCGACGGTGGCCGTTGTGGGCCGATCACTCGATAAGGCGGAACCGGCGGCGGCGCGCCTTGCCGCCGAGCATGGTGTGGAAACTCTCGGCCTCAGCTGTGATGTCCGCCATGCCGATCAGGTTACCGATGCCTTTGACGCTGTTGAACAGCGGTTTGGCCCGGTCAGCCTTCTCGCCAATAATGCCGGGGCCAATTTCCCGATTGTTGCTGAAGCCATTTCAGCCAACGCGTGGTATGCCGTGACCCGCATTGCCATTGATGGCACCTTCCTCTGCTCGACCGAATTTGCCCGCCGCCGGATCGCGCGCGGTGAGGGCGGGGCGATCATCAACAACAGCGCCCAATATATCTGGACCGGCTTTCCCGGTGACGCGCACAGTGCCGCCGCCAAGACGGCGCAAGCGACCATGACCAAGGCCATGGCCCGCGACTGGGCGCCGCACGGCATCCGCGTCAATGCGGTCGCCGCCGGTTTCTTCCCGCATCCGACCACCACAAGCGGCGACAGCCCCGAAGCCATTGCTCCCTTGCAGAACATGATCCCGGCCGGTCGGACCGGCAGCATCCATGAATTTGGCTGGTTGTCCGCGATGCTCTGCTCATCGATCTTCGACGGCATCACCGGGCAGATCATCCTGCAAGATGGCGGGGAGTCGCTGCGCCGGTCGCTGATGATGCCCGATTATGTCCCGCCGCGCGAACGCGCCAATGGCCCCTGGGGGTGGCAATGA
- a CDS encoding SDR family oxidoreductase, translating into MSGWLAGKTARLIGTHRAIETELRAAGAVLVADGDCDIIVHVAAPPPHVPAHQQSHEEWRRVLAQGLDERFFAAQAFAAACRERQATGAVLFVGAPEQALGTDQAAAAGALVNLTKTLGVEWARDGIRVNSILTHRQDAVVGRLAAYLVSDYAAYVTGAIMGVDTDD; encoded by the coding sequence ATGAGCGGCTGGCTTGCGGGCAAGACGGCCCGCCTCATCGGCACGCATAGGGCGATTGAAACAGAATTGCGGGCAGCAGGCGCCGTCCTCGTCGCCGATGGCGATTGCGACATCATCGTCCATGTCGCCGCCCCGCCCCCGCATGTCCCTGCCCACCAACAGTCGCATGAGGAGTGGCGCAGGGTGCTGGCCCAAGGGTTGGATGAGCGATTTTTCGCCGCTCAGGCCTTTGCCGCGGCGTGTCGCGAGCGGCAGGCGACGGGCGCCGTCCTGTTTGTCGGAGCGCCCGAACAGGCACTGGGAACCGATCAGGCAGCTGCCGCCGGGGCGCTCGTCAATCTGACCAAGACCCTGGGGGTTGAATGGGCAAGGGACGGTATTCGCGTCAATTCCATCCTTACGCACAGGCAGGATGCTGTCGTCGGCCGCCTCGCCGCCTATCTGGTCAGCGACTATGCCGCCTATGTCACCGGCGCGATCATGGGTGTCGACACGGATGACTGA
- a CDS encoding phosphotransferase family protein has protein sequence MTDDLATLADISRLTRWLDEHVPALGHGPLSIEKIHGGTSNVILSLNRGGETMVLRRPPAVPPPGSEKSVLREARVLAALNGTDVPHPHCFGSCADPDVIGAPFYVMERVHGWAAELRDGRIYNRAPFDKPPLAAGIAYAMVDGLIALAKVDYQAVGLSDFGRADNYLERQVDRWEGQIKSYKQLYDHEWRDLPGYALTRDWLRANIPDDFTPGVIHGDVGTPNALFAFDEPARLTALIDWELSTIGDPLIDLAWFTNKLRDEAHPDRIDPDALYPIADYPTRQELARHYAAGTGRDLSNFDYYAVLALFKGGCILEYKVAQAGKGILSAETGRFFDRLVRGNFARAEEIIRSLG, from the coding sequence ATGACCGATGATCTCGCCACACTCGCCGACATTTCCCGGCTGACCCGTTGGCTTGACGAGCATGTTCCGGCGCTGGGGCATGGACCGCTCTCGATCGAAAAAATCCACGGTGGCACCAGCAATGTCATCCTGTCGCTCAACCGCGGTGGAGAGACGATGGTACTGCGCCGTCCCCCGGCCGTCCCGCCGCCGGGCAGCGAAAAGTCGGTGCTGCGTGAGGCGCGCGTGCTCGCCGCTCTGAACGGCACCGACGTGCCGCACCCGCATTGCTTTGGCAGTTGCGCCGACCCGGACGTGATTGGCGCGCCCTTCTACGTGATGGAGCGCGTGCATGGCTGGGCCGCCGAGCTGCGCGACGGGCGGATTTACAACCGCGCACCATTCGACAAGCCCCCTCTCGCGGCCGGCATCGCCTATGCCATGGTCGACGGACTCATCGCGCTCGCCAAGGTCGATTATCAGGCAGTGGGCCTGTCGGACTTTGGCCGGGCGGACAATTATCTCGAACGGCAGGTCGATCGCTGGGAAGGCCAGATCAAAAGCTACAAGCAGCTGTACGATCATGAATGGCGCGACCTGCCCGGCTATGCGCTGACCCGTGACTGGTTGCGGGCCAACATACCGGATGATTTCACGCCCGGCGTCATTCATGGCGATGTCGGCACGCCCAATGCGCTGTTCGCCTTTGACGAACCGGCCCGGTTGACCGCGCTGATTGATTGGGAATTGTCGACCATCGGCGACCCGCTGATCGATCTTGCCTGGTTCACCAACAAGCTGCGGGACGAAGCACATCCCGACCGCATCGACCCCGACGCGCTTTACCCCATTGCCGATTATCCGACCCGGCAGGAATTGGCACGCCATTATGCCGCCGGAACGGGCCGCGACCTCAGCAACTTTGATTATTATGCGGTGTTGGCGCTGTTCAAGGGCGGCTGCATCCTTGAGTATAAAGTGGCGCAGGCCGGCAAGGGCATCTTGTCCGCTGAGACCGGCCGCTTCTTTGACCGCCTCGTCCGAGGCAATTTCGCCCGCGCCGAAGAGATCATCCGCAGCCTCGGCTGA
- a CDS encoding SDR family NAD(P)-dependent oxidoreductase, which produces MTLDPLFDFTGKVVLVTGGSRGLGYQMVRAFAERGADIIIASRKLDKCEEVAAEVRAMGRRALAFAAHVGRWAECDALIEAAYAEFGRVDVLINNAGMSPPCPSHEMPESLFDSVMNLNFKGPFRLASQIGHRMAQADGGCIINISSTGALMALPAVVPYGAAKAALNAMTVSLSREYGPKVRVNTISAGPFLTDIAEAWDPAKRERQPVALGRPGNPREIVTAALMMASPASSYTTGALLRVDGGQR; this is translated from the coding sequence ATGACATTGGATCCCCTGTTCGACTTCACCGGCAAGGTGGTGCTGGTCACCGGCGGATCGCGCGGGCTGGGCTATCAGATGGTCCGTGCCTTTGCCGAACGCGGCGCCGACATCATCATCGCCAGCCGCAAGCTCGACAAGTGCGAGGAGGTGGCGGCCGAAGTGCGGGCCATGGGCCGACGTGCGCTCGCCTTTGCCGCGCATGTCGGGCGCTGGGCTGAATGCGATGCGCTGATCGAGGCGGCCTATGCCGAATTCGGCCGGGTCGATGTCCTCATCAACAATGCCGGCATGTCACCGCCCTGCCCCAGTCACGAGATGCCCGAGAGCCTGTTCGACTCGGTGATGAACCTCAATTTCAAGGGGCCGTTCCGCCTCGCCAGCCAGATCGGCCACCGCATGGCCCAAGCCGACGGAGGCTGCATCATCAACATCAGCTCAACCGGCGCGTTGATGGCCCTGCCCGCCGTCGTGCCTTATGGCGCGGCAAAGGCGGCGCTCAACGCCATGACCGTCTCGCTCAGCCGCGAATATGGTCCAAAGGTGCGGGTCAACACCATCTCGGCCGGCCCTTTCCTCACCGACATTGCCGAGGCGTGGGACCCTGCCAAGCGCGAGAGGCAACCCGTAGCCCTGGGGCGCCCAGGCAATCCGCGCGAAATTGTCACCGCCGCACTGATGATGGCAAGTCCGGCGTCCAGCTATACAACCGGCGCGCTGCTCCGCGTCGATGGCGGCCAGCGATAG